In Odontesthes bonariensis isolate fOdoBon6 chromosome 22, fOdoBon6.hap1, whole genome shotgun sequence, one genomic interval encodes:
- the ess2 gene encoding splicing factor ESS-2 homolog, translating to MEGSASVRRALSGTLVPSSVTTVALRQPEEEEEKGKFNRKVLDEEQYIESLEKIIQRDFFPDVTKLQAQKDYLDAEESGDLERMREISIRYGSSLSKSTPQSTAPYVTPASFETPVGCSGSPSSTYSHKGLDGERKDDDKEEKKLPCLDRFLAKNTSEDNASFEQIMDLAEDKEKLKHAWLYEAEAEFKQRHEENLALPSMEKAALECVKAGLETWEYKAKNALMYYPEGVKDDDAIFKKPREVVHKNTRFVGDPFSKALNKSQIQQAAALNAQFKQGKVGPDGKELIPHDSPAVNGYGFERTPSPAPGVAESPLMTWGEIESTPFRLDGSNTPYVERNHGPSFKIPEPGRRERLGLKMANEAAVKNRAKKREALRKVTENLASLTPKGLSPALTPALQRLVNRTSSKYTDKALRASYTPSPSHGMPSCKSPFGGPVTPSGTPTPTKAKTPSSQDLTSLTDDLLQLPKRRKASDFF from the exons ATGGAGGGTAGCGCTAGCGTGAGGAGAGCGTTGTCTGGGACTCTGGTGCCTTCATCGGTCACAACAGTAGCTCTCCGTCAacccgaggaggaggaggagaagggaaAATTCAACAGAAAAGTCCTTGATGAAGAGCAGTACATTGAG agctTAGAAAAAATCATCCAGAGGGACTTTTTCCCCGATGTGACAAAACTGCAAGCTCAAAAGGACTATCTTGACGCAGAGGAAAGCGGAGACCTCGAGAGAATGAGAGAGATCTCCATCCGATATGGATCATCTTTGAGCAAATCTACACCCCAGTCAACTGCTCCCT aTGTGACCCCCGCTAGCTTTGAGACACCAGTGGGCTGCTCAGGATCTCCCTCCTCCACTTACAGTCATAAAGGTTTAGATGGAG aGAGAAAGGACGATgacaaagaggagaaaaagtTGCCCTGTCTGGACCGTTTCCTTGCCAAAAATACCAGTGAGGATAATGCATCCTTTGAGCAGATAATGGATCTGGCAGAGGACAAGGAGAAACTGAAGCACGCCTGGTTATATGAGGCAGAAGCTGAATTCAAACAG CGCCACGAGGAGAACCTCGCATTACCGTCAATGGAGAAGGCTGCTCTTGAATGTGTCAAAGCTGGACTGGAGACGTGGGAGTACAAAGCAAAAAACGCCTTGATGTATTATCCAGAGG gtGTTAAAGACGATGATGCCATCTTTAAGAAACCAAGAGAGGTGGTTCACAAGAACACCCGTTTTGTTGGGGACCCCTTCAGCAAAGCACTCAACAAAAGCCAGATTCAACAGGCAGCAGCTCTGAATGCACAG TTTAAACAGGGTAAAGTGGGCCCCGATGGCAAAGAGCTCATCCCACATGACTCCCCAGCAGTGAACGGATATGGTTTTGAAAGGACCCCTTCTCCTGCACCTG GCGTTGCTGAGTCACCTCTGATGACCTGGGGTGAGATTGAAAGCACCCCTTTCCGTTTGGATGGATCAAACACGCCGTACGTTGAGAGGAACCACGGTCCATCATTTAAG ATTCCCGAACCAGGAAGACGGGAGAGGCTGGGTCtgaaaatggcgaacgaagcTGCCGTTAAAAACCGTGCAAAGAAACGGGAGGCATTACGAAAGGTCACAGAGAACCTTGCAAG TCTCACGCCCAAAGGTCTGAGCCCGGCTCTCACGCCGGCCCTGCAGCGGCTTGTAAATCGGACATCCAGCAAATATACAGACAAAGCACTGCGAGCGAGTTATACCCCTTCGCCCTCACACGGTATGCCCAGCTGCAAGTCTCCCTTCGGCGGCCCAGTCACTCCTTCGGGAACACCAACACCCACCAAAGCCAAGACGCCGAGCTCTCAGGACCTTACATCACTTACAGACGATCTGCTGCAGCTCCCCAAGAGACGGAAAGCCTCAGACTTTTTCTAA